The Solanum pennellii chromosome 11, SPENNV200 genome contains a region encoding:
- the LOC107004718 gene encoding outer envelope protein 80, chloroplastic, with amino-acid sequence MGAQKSIHAGKAKIDVNVDFTHKLCAALMLQPFRNSGSPLELVIGSLCIKHPNLFGKSEKLDVLWDKGLYDSNILITYRKPRPEWLAQHSFVVQHSISPEIGVHGLPDDNFSRSGSGGVNLSRLSAGLDLSEPASSNWSSKTSIKFEHIRPVSDEGRSINRDTHGFPVTCSGGYNDCMVVVKQESRYAKANDRSFSQFSLQIEQGVPILSKWLIFNRFKFVASRGLKLGPAFLLSSLTGGSIVGDIAPYQAFAIGGLGSVRGYGEGAVGCGRSCLVANNELTFPLSQMLDGAVFLDCGSDLGSGRHVPGNPALRHGKPGNGIGFGYGLRFKSQLGHFQVDYAVNAFQQRTVYFGFSNLPS; translated from the exons ATGGGTGCTCAGAAAAGCATTCATGCTGGCAAAG CTAAAATAGATGTCAATGTGGATTTCACCCATAAACTATGTGCTGCTTTGATGCTCCAGCCTTTCAG GAATTCTGGCAGTCCCCTTGAATTGGTAATTGGCAG TCTTTGCATAAAACACCCAAATTTATTTGGCAAGAGCGAGAAGCTAGATGTTTTGTGGGATAAAGGACTCTATGATTCCAATATCTTGATTACTTATCGGAAGCCAAGACCAGAATGGCTTGCTCAACACTCTTTTGTTGTTCAG CATTCCATTTCTCCCGAGATTGGGGTACATGGCTTACCAGATGACAACTTCTCTCGCTCAGGAAGTGGTGGAGTTAACTTATCTCGCTTATCTGCTGGCTTAGATTTGAGCGAGCCTGCAAGTTCCAACTGGAGCAGCAAGACAAGTATAAAATTTGAA CATATTCGTCCTGTAAGTGATGAGGGTCGGTCAATAAATAGAGATACTCATGGGTTTCCGGTGACTTGCAG TGGTGGCTATAATGATTGTATGGTAGTAGTTAAACAGGAGTCTCGATACGCAAAAGCAAACGATCGTAGTTTTTCTCAA TTTAGCCTGCAAATTGAACAAGGGGTTCCCATTCTTTCCAAGTGGCTGATCTTTAACCGATTCAAGTTTGTTGCATCAAGGGGACTAAAACTTGGGCCGGCTTTTCTCTTGTCAAG CCTTACGGGTGGTTCTATCGTGGGGGATATAGCTCCCTATCAAGCTTTTGCAATTGGCGGTCTTGGTAGCGTCCGAGGGTATGGTGAAGGAGCTGTTGGTTGTGGTAGATCTTGTCTGGTTGCTAACAATGAACTGACGTTTCCTTTG AGCCAGATGCTTGATGGTGCTGTCTTCTTGGATTGTGGATCTGACTTGGGCTCAGGTCGTCATGTGCCCG GAAATCCTGCTCTTAGGCATGGCAAACCAGGAAATGGAATTGGCTTCGGATATGGCCTTAGATTCAAGTCTCAGCTGGGCCATTTCCAGGTGGACTATGCAGTCAATGCATTTCAACAACGAACTGTCTACTTCGGCTTCAGTAACCTCCCTTCGTGA
- the LOC107004722 gene encoding GTPase LSG1-2 — protein MGKGEKSSLGRALVKHHNQMIQQSKEKGRVYRSHNKKVLESVTEVTDLEAVIEQTDEAHRLYSDLNPPVNLLVNLDSGSSSGDMRPEERLKQQKKEEALHASSLRVPRRPPWNAKMSVEELDINERQAFLAWRRNLARLEENEKLVLTPFEKNLDIWRQLWRVVERSDLLVMVVDARDPLFYRCPDLEAYALEVDQHKKTMLLVNKADLLPISIRKKWAEYFHQQGILFLFWSAKAASAALSASEVPMSSQEAGDADTKILGREELLARLQSAAEEIVLTKNRLASDADEKLAEDVQSRSVMVGFVGYPNVGKSSTINALVGEKRAGVTSTPGKTKHFQTLVISPKLTLCDCPGLVFPSFTSSRYEMIACGVLPIDRITEHREAVQVVANRVPRKTIEDVYNISLPKPKPYEPQSRPPTAAELLRAYCASRGYVASSGLPDETRATRQMLKDYVDGKLPHFEMPPGESDDEASEEEDEIVTEDADGPIMSGSDDDDDNDDDDDEDDEDINAHLDHVLSDLSTFDMANGLASNQAARKKKPITAPHKQHKKTQRKKDRSWRVQNGEGDGMPVVRVFRKAANTGPVNIR, from the exons ATGGGTAAAGGAGAGAAAAGTTCATTAGGTAGGGCACTGGTGAAGCACCATAATCAGATGATTCAGCAATCGAAAGAGAAGGGTCGAGTTTATAGGAGTCATAATAAGAAGGTTCTGGAATCTGTAACTGAAGTTACTGATTTAGAAGCTGTAATAGAACAGACAGATGAAGCTCACCGTCTCTATTCTGACCTTAATCCTCCTGTTAATCTTCTCGTCAATCT GGACTCTGGCTCTAGTTCTGGTGATATGCGACCTGAAGAAAGATTGAAGCAGCAGAAGAAAGAGGAGGCTTTGCATGCTAGTAGTCTTCGCGTTCCACGCAG GCCCCCATGGAATGCTAAAATGTCCGTGGAAGAGCTTGATATTAATGAAAGACAAGCTTTTCTAGCTTGGCGACGCAATCTTGCAAG GCTTGAAGAGAACGAGAAACTGGTTCTCACCCCTTTTGAAAAAAACCTGGATATCTGGAGACAGCTTTGGAGAGTTGTTGAGCGTAGTGATCTG CTTGTAATGGTTGTTGATGCACGTGACCCACTTTTTTATCGGTGTCCTGATCTTGAG GCTTATGCACTAGAAGTCGACCAACACAAAAAAACAATGCTTCTTGTTAACAAAGCTGATCTTTTACCCATTTCTATCAG AAAGAAATGGGCTGAATACTTCCACCAGCAGgggattctttttcttttctggTCAGCTAAAGCTGCCTCTGCTGCTCTCAGTGCTTCAGAAGTACCAATGAGCTCTCAAGAGGCAGGTGATGCTGATACGAAAATATTAGGCAGGGAGGAGCTATTGGCCCGCTTACAGTCTGCAGCAGAGGAAATAGTTTTGACTAAGAATAGGTTAGCTTCTGATGCTGATGAGAAATTGGCAGAAGATGTTCAATCTAGAAGTGTGATGGTGGGGTTTGTGGGGTATCCTAATGTTGGGAAAAGTTCAACCATTAATGCTTTGGTGGGGGAAAAACGAGCTGGTGTGACATCTACTCCCGGGAAGACAAAGCATTTCCAAACACTAGTGATTTCTCCTAAGCTTACTCTATGTGATTGCCCGGGTTTAGTGTTTCCATCATTTACAAGTTCGAGATATGAGATGATTGCATGTGGTGTTTTGCCAATTGACCGGATAACTGAGCATCGAGAGGCTGTACAGGTGGTGGCAAATCGAGTCCCTAGAAAAACTATCGAGGATGTCTACAACATATCTCTGCCAAAACCAAAGCCATATGAGCCACAGTCTCGCCCACCTACTGCTGCAGAACTTTTAAGAGCATACTGTGCCTCTCGTGGTTATGTTGCTTCAAGCGGATTGCCCGATGAAACAAGAGCAACACGTCAGATGTTGAAAGATTATGTTGATGGAAAGCTGCCACACTTTGAAATGCCTCCAGGAGAATCAGACGATGAAGCTAGTGAAGAGGAGGATGAAATTGTTACAGAGGATGCTGATGGACCTATAATGTCTGGTTCTGATGACGACGATGAcaatgatgacgatgacgatgaggATGATGAAGACATTAATGCACATCTAGATCATGTTCTGAGTGACTTAAGTACGTTTGATATGGCCAATGGACTTGCTTCTAACCAGGCAGCTCGTAAAAAGAAGCCCATAACTGCTCCccataaacaacataaaaagaCACAGAGAAAGAAAGACCGGTCATGGAGAGTCCAGAACGGTGAAGGTGATGGGATGCCAGTAGTAAGAGTCTTCAGGAAAGCAGCAAACACTGGACCTGTGAACATTCGGTAG
- the LOC107004717 gene encoding ubiquitin-conjugating enzyme E2-23 kDa-like encodes MSSPSKRRDMDVMKLMMSDYKVETINDGITEFNVEFHGPKESLYEGGVWKIRVELPDAYPYKSPSIGFLNKIFHPNVDELSGSVCLDVINQSWSPMFDLLNVFEVFLPQLLLYPNPSDPLNGDAASLMMKDKNQYEQKVKEYCERYAKKENVVGTPKDDSDDEISEEEFSGQSESDDEVVGHADP; translated from the exons ATGTCTTCTCCAAGCAAAAGAAGAGATATGGATGTTATGAAATT GATGATGAGTGATTATAAGGTGGAGACAATTAATGATGGAATTACGGAGTTCAACGTGGAATTTCACGGCCCAAAAGAAA GCCTTTATGAAGGTGGAGTCTGGAAAATAAGGGTCGAGTTGCCAGATGCCTACCCTTATAAGTCTCCTTCCATTGGGTTTCTCAACAAAATATTCCACCCTAATGTGGATGAGCT GTCTGGCTCTGTATGTTTGGATGTCATCAATCAGTCATGGAGCCCTATGTTTG ATCTCTTAAACGTTTTCGAGGTTTTTCTGCCACAGCTTTTGCTATATCCGAATCCTTCGGATCCATTAAATGGTGATGCAGCCTCACTGATGATGAAAGACAAGAATCAGTATGAGCAAAAAGTGAAAG AGTATTGTGAACGGTACGCAAAGAAGGAGAATGTCGTTGGCACACCAAAAGATGATAGTGATGATGAGATTAGTGAAGAGGAGTTCAGTGGACAGAGCGAAAGCGATGATGAAGTTGTTGGACATGCTGATCCTTGA
- the LOC107004058 gene encoding probable leucine-rich repeat receptor-like protein kinase At1g68400, whose protein sequence is MNRVLTFALLFISFFFIFDTTVCDETVTRDALLKFLAEVSNNNSTILGTNSGWNSTSDPCKDKWHGVTCKAKTLSVEKIILDGYDFSSGTFDAAMICNVKPIAHTLFFLSLKNGLLQGKNIDSIDKCKHLRHLVLGGNRFSGSIPQSFSRLNNLKRLDISNNRLSGVLPDLSRISGLIEFEAQNNQLSGEIPEFDFSNLVAFNVSFNNFSGLIPPEGDSFPVSSYMENPLLCGSPLARNCSSLSEDSESADHDKPKRSLSRDEILMYSGYFLIGLALVLLILLCVYRKRKQKEKKKKESRIEAMKKVATVDHDSTTTSMDQSKKGVSNSDISSAVISSDDSNTAVSQSLVVLTSPEANNGLRFEDLLKAPAELLGRGKHGSTYKVMCDNPKMTLAVKRIKDWSITGSEFKKRMQKLDKIRHPNVLPAVAFYSSRQEKLLVYEYQNNGSLLLLLQGIQTGQRFHWSSRLSIAAGIADALAFMHQELQHDRIAHGNLKSSNIFLNNNMDPTISEYGLMSIAEINTTTASNSHYVFPITNESVEAIFKEDVYAFGVILLELLTGKVQNSGIELASWVVSVLREEWTVEVFDRTLIQEGASEERMVNLLQVAVKCVNHSHEARPSINQVALMVTTIRDEDDRSIDVSASTSSII, encoded by the exons ATGAACAGAGTTTTGACTTTTGCTTTGCTcttcatttcattctttttcatctttGACACAACTGTATGTGATGAAACAGTGACTAGAGATGCATTGCTCAAGTTTCTTGCAGAGGTTTCTAACAATAACAGTACAATTCTTGGTACTAATTCGGGCTGGAACTCGACATCTGATCCTTGCAAGGACAAGTGGCATGGTGTTACATGTAAGGCGAAGACTCTCTCAGTGGAGAAAATCATTCTTGATGGTTATGATTTTTCGTCTGGAACGTTTGATGCTGCCATGATTTGTAATGTGAAGCCTATCGCGCACACCCTTTTCTTCCTGAGTCTAAAAAATGGCCTACTTCAGGGGAAAAACATTGACAGTATAGATAAATGTAAGCATCTAAGACATCTTGTTCTTGGTGGAAACAGGTTCTCAGGTAGCATTCCACAATCATTTTCAAGATTGAATAACTTGAAAAGACTTGACATATCCAACAATAGATTATCAGGTGTTCTCCCTGATTTGTCTAGGATTTCGGGCTTGATTGAATTCGAGGCTCAGAATAACCAGCTATCAGGAGAGATACCTGAATTTGATTTTTCGAACTTAGTTGCATTTAATGTCTCTTTCAACAATTTCAGTGGATTGATTCCACCTGAGGGTGATAGTTTCCCTGTTAGTAGCTACATGGAGAATCCTCTGTTGTGTGGCTCCCCCTTGGCTAGAAACTGCTCATCACTCTCCGAAGATTCAGAATCAGCTGATCATGACAAGCCAAAGAGAAGCTTGTCAAGAGATGAAATTCTCATGTATTCAGGTTATTTCCTGATAGGCCTGGCTCTGGTTCttcttatcctactatgtgtcTATAGAAAACGAAAgcagaaggagaagaagaagaaagaatcaAGAATCGAGGCGATGAAAAAGGTTGCTACAGTTGATCATGACAGTACTACTACATCAATGGATCAATCTAAGAAAGGCGTGAGCAATTCAGATATCTCATCAGCTGTCATTTCTTCAGATGACAGCAACACCGCGGTTTCACAGTCACTCGTGGTTCTTACGAGTCCTGAGGCGAATAACGGATTGAGATTTGAAGATTTGCTTAAGGCTCCAGCAGAGTTGCTTGGAAGAGGAAAACATGGTAGTACGTACAAAGTGATGTGTGACAATCCCAAAATGACATTGGCTGTTAAGAGGATAAAAGATTGGTCAATAACTGGTAGTGAATTCAAGAAGAGAATGCAGAAACTAGACAAAATCAGGCATCCAAATGTGTTGCCTGCTGTTGCCTTTTATTCTTCTAGACAAGAGAAGCTTTTGGTCTATGAGTACCAAAACAATGGTAGTCTTCTCCTACTTCTACAAG GAATCCAGACAGGCCAAAGATTTCATTGGAGTAGTAGACTTTCTATAGCAGCAGGTATCGCCGATGCTTTAGCTTTCATGCATCAGGAGCTTCAACATGATAGAATTGCACATGGAAACTTGAAATCATCAAACATTTTCTTGAACAACAACATGGACCCAACGATCAGTGAATATGGCCTTATGAGCATTGCAGAAATCAATACTACTACAGCAAGCAATTCCCATTATGTCTTCCCTATAACTAATGAAAGTGTAGAAGCAATCTTTAAAGAAGATGTTTATGCATTTGGTGTCATTCTTTTGGAGTTGCTAACAGGTAAAGTGCAAAACAGTGGAATAGAACTTGCTAGTTGGGTTGTTTCTGTGCTAAGAGAAGAATGGACAGTTGAAGTGTTTGACAGAACTTTGATCCAAGAAGGTGCTAGTGAAGAAAGGATGGTTAATTTGTTGCAAGTTGCTGTTAAATGTGTGAACCATTCTCATGAAGCTAGGCCTAGTATAAACCAAGTTGCTCTCATGGTTACTACTATACGAGACGAGGATGACAGGTCCATCGATGTTTCTGCAAGTACTAGTTCTATCATCTGA